The genome window CCCTGATATAGCCATATCCGCCATATACCTGCATGGCTTCTGAACAGACCTTGAAACTCCTTTGGCTGCAATATGCCTTTACAAGCGGAATGCAAAAATCGATGAGATTTTTCAGTCTTTCATTTGTCTGGGAATCATTTTCCGGGGAAATATGATCGAAAAGAATGGATACGTAATAGAGAAAGCTTCTCATACCATCCACATGGGATTTCATCCACATAAGCATTCTTCTGATATCAGGATGGTTGATTATGGCTACTCCTGAAGAATTTGAATCCTTTCCGGCAGCCATGTCTTTTCCCTGAATACGTTCTTTTGCGTAATTTGCGGCATAAAGATATGCTGACGAGGCATAGGTAAAAGCCTGGAAGCCAACATTGAACCTTGCCTCGTTCATCATATGAAACATGATGGACATGCCCATGTTTTCCTTGCCGAGAAGAAGGCCCCTGCATTTTCCTTTTTCACCCATGGACATGCTGCATGTTGCGCTTCCATGGATACCCAGCTTTTCTTCAATGCCGGTGCATATTATGTCGTTTGGTTCTCCGAGTGTTCCGTCAGGATTGACCCATATTTTAGGCACCAGGAATATTGAGATGCCGCCTGTTCCTTCAGGAGCACCATCAATCCTTGCCAGTACAGGATGTATGATGTTTTCGGAAAGGTCATGATCTCCATTTGTTATGAAGATCTTGCTCCCAGTGATGCTATAAGTACCGTCCTGATTTCTGACTGCCTTTGTTGTAAGCGCCCCGACATCTGACCCGGCCTGAGACTCGGTCAGAAGCATAGTGCCTGTCCATTCAGCCTTGTAAAGCTTCCTTAGAAAAAGGGCTTTCTGCTCGTCAGTTCCGAAAAGCTCCACCATCTTGCCAGTTCCGTGTCCCATTGTGCCGTAGTTTGCAAGACAGTAATTTGCACCCCAGATATACTCAAAGCAGGCAGTATTTATAACGGTTGGAAGTCCCTGACCTCCAAGCTCCTGGTCTTCGTTTATTGATGTCCACTCGCCATCGAGAAAAAGCCTGTATGGCCTGTGATAGCATTCCGGAACGTAAACGGAGCCTTTTTCAAAGCGTACTCCAGCCCTGTCTCCCTCAGAATTTGTCGGAAGTATCTCGTTTATGGACAGCTTGCGTGCCTCGGAAATAATGCTGTCCATGAATTTTCTTTTAAGCCAGCTGAATTTTTCGTATTTTACAAATTCTTCTATCCTAAGCTGCTCATATAAAACGAAATCGACATCTCTTCTATCTGCAAGTATCTGTGACATGGTTAATCCTTTTATCTACGGTTGAGCTCTTTGAACTAATATCCAAAGTGCCCTGAAAGCATTTTTACGAAACGTGGCTGAAGCCCATCTCAGGACTTGTAATTGAATTCAGACCGCCTGAGTTTGTCTTGGCGTAAGCTCTATCAGCTGGAATCTACCTTAGGACAGCAACCGCTGTTCCCATTCCCCCACCTGCGCATAATGAAGCAATGCCGGTTTTTGAGTTTCTGCGCTTCATCTCAAAAATGAGAGTTGTTACTATCCTTGCACCTGTCGCTCCTACAGGATGGCCGAGGCCTATCCCGCTTCCATTTACATTTGTTTTGCTTCTGTCTAAGCCAAGCAGCTTTTCACATGCCAAGTACTGGGCTGCGAAAGCTTCGTTTATTTCAAAAAGTTCAATGTCGCTCAGTCTCAATGAGATTTTTTCAAGAGTCCTGTTTATTGCTGAAACAGGGCCAATACCCATTATTTCCGGCTCGATTCCAGTTGTCGCTGTTCCCGTGATCTCGGCAAGAATGTTGATTCCTAACTCGTTTGCTTTTTCAGATGACATGAGTATCAAGCCTGCCGACCCGTCATTTATTCCAGAGGCATTGCCTGCCGTAACTGACCCGTTTTCCTTGAAACTTGGTTTTAGTTTGGATAGGGAATCCAGGGTAATATCCCTTCTTGGATGCTCATCTGTTGATATGATTCTTTTGAGTCTGTTTTCTGTAACTTCAACAGGCACGATTTCTTCTTCAAACCGGCCTTCATCGATTGCTGCAATCGCCTTCTGGTTGCTCGCAAGCGCCAGTTCGTCCTGATCTTTTCTTGAAATTCCATACTTTTCAGCAAGGTTTTCGGCTGTTATGCCCATTGGAGGGCCGATGCCAAGTTCTGTCAGGGAATCCCACATTGAATCCCTGATTTCCGTGTGACCTACTCTTGTGCCGTATCTTATTTTTTCAATGGTATATTGAGCCGAACTCATGCTGTCTGTTCCGCCAACCATTATGGCATCTGCTTCACCACATTTTATCTGGTAAAATGCAAACTGGATTGCAGACATTGAAGAAGTGCAGTTTCTGTGGATTGTTACGCCTGGTACAGATACAGGCAAGCCGGCCTTTACAGCAGCAACCCTTGCAAGATTATTTTCCCTGTATGTCTTCTGATAATTGCAACCCCAGAAAACATCATTCAATATCTCAGGTTTTATGCATGAGCGTTTTATAAGTGCCTGCATTACCGGAATAGTAAGATCAACAGCAGATTTTTCTCTGAAAACGCCTCCGAACCTGCCTATGGCTGTACGTGCTGCCGCAACGATTACAACTCTGTTCATTTTTGTTTTTCCTGTGAGTTGAGTTTGAGATTCCTAAATATGTCCGGCCGAACAATCCTGTATATTCTCAAGATCCGTGCCAGAAGAAATTATCCAGGTTATTTCAAGGTAACCATTTGTATTTTAATGATTTTTAATTGAAAGGCAGCAATACTGAAGTGGATAGTGGAATAGAATAAGTGTAACCGGTTACACTTATGTGTGTAAACACAAGTGTATATGTATACATATATTAATATCTTGGTTTTCAGGCAGTAAAAGAGAGGTTGTGTTTAATGATTTTTTTATAGAGTGTTTTTCTGCTTATACCGAGGATTCTTGCAGCCTTTGCCTTGTTCCATCCTGTTTTCTCAAGAGCCTCGAGTATATCCTTAACTTCGTGCTCCATTGATACACTTTCAGGTTTCTGTGATAATCGGGTTCCTGTCTTTATCTCTGCGGGGATATGACTCAGACTTATAAGGCTTCCCTTGCCAAGAATTATGGCTCTTTCTATTGCATGCTCAAGTTCCCTTATGTTGCCGGGCCATTTATAGTTCATGAATGCACAAATAACATCATCATTAACGCCTTCTGCTGTTATCCTGAATCTGTTTTCATAGACTGATATGAAATGATCTATCAAAAGAGGCAGATCATCTAGTCTGTCCCTTAAAGGTGGAAGCTTTATTTCAAGTACCTTCAGTCTGTAATAAAGATCCTCTCTGAATTCTCCTCGCCTTACTTTCTCTTTCAGATCCTTGTGGGTGCAGGCTATAACCCTGACATCAACTTTTACAGATCTGGAATCGCCAACTTTTTCAAATTCCTTCTCCTGGAGCACCCTGAGGAGTTTCAACTGAATAACAGGTGAAATATCGCCAATCTCATCAAGTAATATTGTCCCTCCGTCAGCAGCCTGGAATCTACCGACATGATCCCTGACAGCCCCTGTAAAAGCTCCTTTGACATGTCCGAAAAGCTCGCTCTCAAGAAGATTTTCTGCAAGAGCTGAGCAGTTTACAGTCACAAAAGGCTTGAAGCTTCTGTTTCCGCTGTTATGTATAGCCCTCGCCACTAGCTCCTTTCCGGTTCCGCTTTCTCCTGTGATGAGAACAGTAGCCTCATAATCTGAAATATCCTCGATAAGTCTGTAAATATTTTGCATCTCACGACTTTTTCCGATCATCTGATGGAATCCGTCGCGTTTTTTTAGTTCCTGTTCAAGATCCATGAGTCTAGTTATGTCTCTTATGACAAGAACGGCACCGATAAAACATCCGTTATGATCCTCAAGCGGTGTGCAGGACATGCTGACCCTCTGCATGGGGTTTGTAAATCTTCCGCATGTAACGAGATGGTTTCGTATCGGCTTTTTAATTTTAAGGGTCTCTTCTATGACGTTTCTGCATGTTTGACCGCATACTGAGTTGTCAAGGCATAGAAAGCCCTTACCCTTCGAATCTGATGGAATACCGCAGATTTTACCAGCCGCCTCATTGATCTCTGTTATGTCAAGATTAAGATCCACAGTTATTATTGCATCATCAACGCTTCTGAATATCGCGGCAAGACTGTTTCTCTGTCTTATTATCTCTGCTTCTGCTTTTTTTCTTTTGGTTACGTCACGCATGATGCATCTGAAGCCGTTAACAATCCCGGAACTATCTTTTAAAACCGCTATGGAAATTTCAACATTCCTCTTTGTCCCGTCTTTTCTAATTATCTCATAATCGAAAGCCTTATTTGGAATGCCGCTCTTATAAACCTTGTTGAAAGTGGAGTATACGTTTTCGGCATTTTCTTTATCCATATACGTCCTGTAGGAAAGGCCCGGAGTCTCTTTAGGAGGATATCCGCAAAGCTCGCAGAAGGCTTTGTTGAAACGTGTGGTATTTCCTTTAAGATCAGTCTCTATGAATCCGTCCTCAAGGGTTTCTATTATTCCTTTAAGTTCGTCCCGTTCAAAGAGCAGAGCGGTTATATGGCCCTGTAACATTTCATGAATAGCTGGATCGTTCATATTTTCTCTATATATGTGATTTTTTGAGACTTTGCATTCCCCTGTGTTCAGCTTGCAGGCCTATGGCAGACAATTATAGACCTGATTAAAAGGATGCCTCCTAAAATAGACTATTTGCACGATAGTTGAATCGGCGCAATACTCGAATCCGCACTTATATCCGATAAATCATAGTTCTTTAATAAACCTTTTCCTTGGCACCTTATCAAAATCTCTGATTCTTTAGATGTCCCTCCAAAAGTCTTCGAAACGATTCCCAGCTTTCGTTCTCTGAACATCCCAAGCCCTCATTGGAACAAAAACCACGGGACTTTTTATTCAATGTAAATTATAGAATTGATTCAAGTATTTCAACCCTACAAAAAGAATAGCCTCGTTTGAAACAAGAAACATCAGATTCTCAAGCAGGCGGATCTGGTCTTAAATCATTAATGATTGACAACAGGACATGTATGGCAAAACATGTCCCTAAATCGAACAATACAATTTACAGACAAAAACCTCTTCATAAATCTTAACATATTAATTTTATATTTAATTATTAAACAATCAGCACACGGACACCGCTGGCACGATTCTGGTATTACTGTCATTCAAAAAACCAAGAAAGGACATTAGAATGCAGAATTTCATTTTTCACAATCCGGTAAAAGTTGTTTTCGGCAAGGGAGAGATCTCCAAAATAGCAGAACTCATTCCTGAACAGGCCAATATTCTTCTCACATTCGGCGGAAGCTCCATAAAAAAGAACGGGGTGTATGATCAGGTTAAAGCAGCCCTTAAAAATCGAAAAGTAACTGACTTTGGCGGAATTGAACCAAATCCTGATTATGCGACATGCATGAAGGCAGTTAAAATAATCAGGGAAGAAAAAATCGATTTTATACTGGCCGCAGGCGGCGGATCAGTAATTGACGGATCAAAATTCATAGCCGCTGCTGCATGTTTTGAAGGCGCTGATCCCTGGGATATTCTGTCTAAAGGCGCTGCCATAAAAAAAGCTGTGCCAATCGGCGCGATACTGACTCTTTCAGGAACTGGTTCTGAAATGAACTCCTTTGCAGTTATTTCAAAAAGAGAAACCGGAGAAAAACTTGCTTTCGGAAGCCCGGAAGTTTTCCCGAAATTCTCGATTCTTGATCCTGAAACGACATTTTCTTTGCCAGCGAACCAGACTTCAAACGGCGTGGTTGATGCGTTTGTCCATGTTCTTGAACAATATATGACCTATGACGTAAACGCGCCTCTCCAGGACAGACAGGCAGAAGCGATTCTTCTGACACTAATGGAAGAAGGAAAAAAAGTTTTAGAAACGCCAAATGATTACAATGTCAGGGCAAACATAATGTGGTGCGCCACCCAGGCTTTGAACGGGAATATCTCGGCAGGAGTTCCCCAGGACTGGGCATCTCATTCCATAGGCCACGAACTTACGGCAAGATTCGGCCTTGCCCACGGAGAATCACTTGCCGTTATTGCTCCGGCAGTGATGAGAAACCAGAAGGAAAACAAGAAAGACAAACTTCTAAAATATGCTTCAAGAATATGGGGAATCACTGAGGGCAGTCAGGATTCAATCATTGAGCAGGCCATTTATCTTACTGAAAAATTTTTCAGGGAAATGGGGCTTAAATCCAAGCTTTCTGAATATGGAATCGAAATAGAAAAAGCCCTTGTCATAGCTGATGACTTTGAAGCAAGGGGCTGGAAGCTTGGTGAAAGAGGCAAAATCGGGAAAAACGAAGTGATTGAAATTCTAAAATCAGCACTTTAATAGTTGATGATTTTTTCTAAAGAAATTTCAAACACAAAAACAATATAAAGTTTTTTGCGGAGCTTTTTTGCAAAAAAGCGACCCGCTGGAGGCCATCACTATGAAAAAAAAAATACTCGTAATTTTATCAGGGTCTGACCGTCTCAATCTGAAAGACGGCAAAATATATAATACTGGTTTCTAC of Desulforegula conservatrix Mb1Pa contains these proteins:
- a CDS encoding iron-containing alcohol dehydrogenase, with the protein product MQNFIFHNPVKVVFGKGEISKIAELIPEQANILLTFGGSSIKKNGVYDQVKAALKNRKVTDFGGIEPNPDYATCMKAVKIIREEKIDFILAAGGGSVIDGSKFIAAAACFEGADPWDILSKGAAIKKAVPIGAILTLSGTGSEMNSFAVISKRETGEKLAFGSPEVFPKFSILDPETTFSLPANQTSNGVVDAFVHVLEQYMTYDVNAPLQDRQAEAILLTLMEEGKKVLETPNDYNVRANIMWCATQALNGNISAGVPQDWASHSIGHELTARFGLAHGESLAVIAPAVMRNQKENKKDKLLKYASRIWGITEGSQDSIIEQAIYLTEKFFREMGLKSKLSEYGIEIEKALVIADDFEARGWKLGERGKIGKNEVIEILKSAL
- a CDS encoding thiolase family protein; protein product: MNRVVIVAAARTAIGRFGGVFREKSAVDLTIPVMQALIKRSCIKPEILNDVFWGCNYQKTYRENNLARVAAVKAGLPVSVPGVTIHRNCTSSMSAIQFAFYQIKCGEADAIMVGGTDSMSSAQYTIEKIRYGTRVGHTEIRDSMWDSLTELGIGPPMGITAENLAEKYGISRKDQDELALASNQKAIAAIDEGRFEEEIVPVEVTENRLKRIISTDEHPRRDITLDSLSKLKPSFKENGSVTAGNASGINDGSAGLILMSSEKANELGINILAEITGTATTGIEPEIMGIGPVSAINRTLEKISLRLSDIELFEINEAFAAQYLACEKLLGLDRSKTNVNGSGIGLGHPVGATGARIVTTLIFEMKRRNSKTGIASLCAGGGMGTAVAVLR
- a CDS encoding acyl-CoA dehydrogenase, translated to MSQILADRRDVDFVLYEQLRIEEFVKYEKFSWLKRKFMDSIISEARKLSINEILPTNSEGDRAGVRFEKGSVYVPECYHRPYRLFLDGEWTSINEDQELGGQGLPTVINTACFEYIWGANYCLANYGTMGHGTGKMVELFGTDEQKALFLRKLYKAEWTGTMLLTESQAGSDVGALTTKAVRNQDGTYSITGSKIFITNGDHDLSENIIHPVLARIDGAPEGTGGISIFLVPKIWVNPDGTLGEPNDIICTGIEEKLGIHGSATCSMSMGEKGKCRGLLLGKENMGMSIMFHMMNEARFNVGFQAFTYASSAYLYAANYAKERIQGKDMAAGKDSNSSGVAIINHPDIRRMLMWMKSHVDGMRSFLYYVSILFDHISPENDSQTNERLKNLIDFCIPLVKAYCSQRSFKVCSEAMQVYGGYGYIREYPVEQLLRDSRITSIYEGTDGIQAMDLMGRKLNMKGGQLFTCFTNEVRKTISDCSDITQLPKFCAILEKSLSVLEETAAFLKNRSVPDTMKNAFLYAFPFLESTGDIIMAWMLLWRASVALRKNNKDLGKKDKDYYMGQVMTAEFFFHNCLPEAVARLEAILNFDDSALRIPDACFGG
- a CDS encoding sigma-54-dependent Fis family transcriptional regulator; translation: MNDPAIHEMLQGHITALLFERDELKGIIETLEDGFIETDLKGNTTRFNKAFCELCGYPPKETPGLSYRTYMDKENAENVYSTFNKVYKSGIPNKAFDYEIIRKDGTKRNVEISIAVLKDSSGIVNGFRCIMRDVTKRKKAEAEIIRQRNSLAAIFRSVDDAIITVDLNLDITEINEAAGKICGIPSDSKGKGFLCLDNSVCGQTCRNVIEETLKIKKPIRNHLVTCGRFTNPMQRVSMSCTPLEDHNGCFIGAVLVIRDITRLMDLEQELKKRDGFHQMIGKSREMQNIYRLIEDISDYEATVLITGESGTGKELVARAIHNSGNRSFKPFVTVNCSALAENLLESELFGHVKGAFTGAVRDHVGRFQAADGGTILLDEIGDISPVIQLKLLRVLQEKEFEKVGDSRSVKVDVRVIACTHKDLKEKVRRGEFREDLYYRLKVLEIKLPPLRDRLDDLPLLIDHFISVYENRFRITAEGVNDDVICAFMNYKWPGNIRELEHAIERAIILGKGSLISLSHIPAEIKTGTRLSQKPESVSMEHEVKDILEALEKTGWNKAKAARILGISRKTLYKKIIKHNLSFTA